GGGGCGGCAGCAGCGCCTATCGCATCAACGGCCGCGGCGCCCGCGCCCGCGACGTGAAGCAATTGCTGGCCGACGCCGCCACCGGCGCCCGCTCCACCGCCATCGTCGCCCAGGGCCAGATCGGCGCCTTCGTCGCCGCCAAGCCGACCGAGCGGCGCGGCGTGCTGGAGGAAGCCGCCGGCGTCGCCGGCCTCTATTCCCGCCGCCAGGAAGCGGAAAGCCGGCTGCGCGCCGCCGACGCCAATCTGGAGCGGCTGGACGACGTGCTCGCCACGCTTGCGACCCAGCGCCAGGGGCTGGAAAAGCAGGCGCGTCAGGCCCGGCGCTACCGCAAGTTGCAGGAACAGTTGCGCGAGGCGGAGACGGCCTTGCTGGCGCTGCGCTGGCAGGCGGTCGCCGCCGCGGAAGCGGAGGCCCGCCAGGCCGTGCGCGCCGCCCAGGCGGCCGAGGATGCCGCCGCCCGCGAGGCCGCGCACGCCGCCAAGCTCCAGGCCGATGCCGCCGCCGCGCTGCCGGCGCTGCGCAAGGCCGAGGCCGAGGCCGCCAACGCCTGGCAGCGCCTCGCCGTCGAGCGCGACCGCAAGAGCGAGGAAGCCAAGCGCGTCGCCGCCGAACAGACCCAGCTCGCCGGCCGCATCGCCTCGCTGGAAGGCGACCTGAAGCGCGAGGCGGACCTGGCGGCGGAAGCCGCGGCCGCGCTCGCCGCCCTCGCCGCGGAAGCCACCGGCCTGGAGGCGGAGCAGGACGCGGCCAGCGCGCGGGCGCGGCGCTGAAAGCCGCCGTGGACACCGCCCAGGCCACGCTCGCCGCCGCCGAGGCCGAGGCCGAGGCTGCCGGCCGGGCGCTCGCCGCCGCCGAGGCCGAACGCAAGGCGGCGGAGCGGACGCGGCAGGAGGCCGAATCGCGCCTCGCCACCCTGGCCCGGCAGGCGGAGCAGGCGACCCGCGACCATGCCGCCGCCGCCCGGGACCTGCCGTCCGAGGACGCCATCGCCGCGGCCACGACGACCGCGCACGCGGGCCGGCGCAAGCGCAACGCGCTGCAGGAGGCCCAGACCCGGGCCCGCGAGGCGGAGGCGGAGGCGGAAAAGGCGGCGGCCCGGGCCGGCGAACAACGCCAGGCCGCCGAGCGCCGCCGGCTGCAATGCAAGACCGAGGCGGACACGCTGCGCAAGATCCTGGCCGGCGTGAAGGCGCCGCTGCTGGACCTGTTGCAGGTGGAGCCGGGCTATGAGCAGGCCCTGGCCGCGGCGCTGGGCGACGACATCGCCGCCGACCTCGACACCGCCAAACCGCTGCACTGGCGCGGCGGCCTCGACGAGCCGGACCAGCCGCTGCCCGCCGATTGCGACGGCCTCGGCCGCCATGTGCGGGCGCCGGATGCGCTCCACCCCCGCCTGAGCCAGATCGGCATCGCGCCCGACCCGCTCACCGCCGCCGCCATGGCGCCGACGCTCAGGCCCGGCCAGCGGCTGGTGACGCGCTATGGCGGCCTCTGGCGCTGGGACGGCTACACCGCCCTGCCCGGCGCGCCCACGGCCGCGGCGCAACGCCTGGAACAGCGCAACCGCCTGGCCGCGCTGGAGCGCGAACTGAAAGCCGCCGACACGGCGCTGGCCGAGGCGACCGCCGCTGCGGCCAAGGCCAAGGCCGGGCGCGAGCAGGCGCTGGCGGCCCGCAACGCCGCGCGCGAGGAGCTGCGCGCCGCCGAGGGCGAACTCGCCCGCGCGGACCAGCAGGCCAGCCGCCTCTCCCAGGCGGCCGCGGTCGGCGCCTCGCGGGTGCAGGTGCTGCAGCGAGACGGTGGAACGGCTCGCGGGCGAGCAGGCGGACTGGCAGCAGCGCCTGGGCGAAGCGACGGACGTGCTGGCAAGCCTCGCCGACCCCGCCGCGGCCCAGGCCGCGCAGGCAAGCGCCCGCGCCGCGGTCACCACCGCCTGGGACGCCTGGCTCGCGGCACGCGAGGAGCACGACCGCCACAGCCGCGCCGCCGGCGCGCCGCCGCCAGCGCCTGGAGGCCATCGCCCGCGACCGCGCTGGCTGGCAGCGCCGGGCCAGCGACGAACACGGCGCTGCCCTGCGCGCGCGCCTGGCCACGGAACAGGCCCGCGCCGTGGAACTGGCGGACAAGCCGGCGACGCTCGCCGCCGACCTGGAAGCGCTGGCCGACCGGCTGATCGACGCGGAGGCCGAGCGCCGGGTCGCCGCCGACCGTCTCGCCGCCGCCGAGGCCGCGCTGGCCGAGCGCGACCGCGGGCTGAAAGCGGCCGAATCCGCGGCAAGCCAGGCGCGCGAATCCCGCATCCGCGCCGGCGCCGCGCACGAGCAGAGCCAGCAGGCCACGACCCATCTGACCGAGCGCATCCGCGAGCGGCTGGCGCTCTCGCCCCAGCACTTGCCGCCGCCGCCGCAGGGCGCCGCGGAAGGCGATCTGGAACAGCGGCTCGCCCGCCTGCAACGGGAGCGGGAGGGGCTCGGCACCGTCAACCTGCTGGCGGACGAGGAGATCACCGCCCTCGACGACCAACTGGCCACCCTCACCGCCGAGCGGGACGACCTGACCGCCGCCATCGCCAAGCTGCGCCGCGGCATTGGCGACCTGAACCGCAATGCGCGGGAAAAGCTGCTGGCGGCATTCGAGAGCGTCAACGGCCATTTCGGCCGGCTCTTTACCCGCCTCTTCGGCGGCGGCGAGGCGCAGTTGCGGCTGGTGGGCGACGACGACCCGCTGGAGGCGGGGCTGGAAGTGTTCGCCTGCCCGCCCGGCAAGAAACCGCAGGCGCTGACCGCGCTTTCCGGCGGCGAGCGGGCGCTGACGGCGGTGGCGCTGCTATTCGCCGCCTTCCTCACCAACCCGGCGCCGATCTGCGTGCTGGACGAGGTCGACGCGCCGCTGGACGACGCCAATGTCGACCGGCTCTGCCGCCTGATCGAGGAAATCGCCGACGAGGCCGGCACCCGCTTCCTCTGCATCACCCATCACCGGCTGACCATGGCCCGCATGGACCGGTTGTTCGGCGTGACCATGGAGGAAAGGGGCGTGTCGCGGCTGGTCTCGGTCGACCTGCGCCAGGCGGATTCGCTGCGCCAGATGCAATTGCCCTTGCGGGCGGCGGAATAGCCCCCGCTCACCTCCCCACCCGCTCACCTCCCCACCCACTCACCTCACCGCCCACTCACCTCACCGCCCGCTCACCGGCAATTGACCCGGTACGGCCGGAGTGTGAACGGCGGCGGTCGGGCATTCCGGCTATGGTGCGGAAAACGCAGACGCCTAAGGAGCCCCGCCATGCGCCCTCTCTTCCATACCCTCGCCCTGTTGCTGGTCGTTGCCTGGACCGGCAGCGCGCTTGCCGGCGATGTGCGCCAGAATCTGGGCCCGGACGGTCTGGCGCTGAAGGGCTATGACCCGGTCGCCTATCAGACCGAGGGCGCGGCCGTGCCGGGCAAGGCGGCCTTCACGGCCACCCATGACGGCGCCACCTACCGCTTTGCCAGCGCGGGCAACCGCGACGCCTTCGCCGCCGACCCGGCCCGCTACACGCCGGCCTTCGGCGGCTATTGCGCCATGGCCATGGTGTTCGCCAAAAAGGTGGACACCGACCCCACCGCCTTCCGCGTCGTCGACGGCCAGCTTTATCTCAATTTCAACCAGGCGGTTCGGGACCGCTGGTTGCAGGATGTTCCCGGCAACATCGCCAAGGCCAACGCCAACTGGTCCGTCGTCGCCGACAAGCCCGCGTCCGCCCTGCAATAGGCGGGCGTTCCGCCGGCTTCCGCCGGCCCTTCCCCCGGCCCGCGTCGCCGGCGGGAGCGGAGCCCGGATTCCTCCCGCTCCGTTCGGCCCCTAGCCGAACTGTGGCAAGTAAGCGCAAGGCTGCGCAGGGTGCATTGACCCTTCTCCCCAGACCCGCCTATGTTCCGCCCGCCTTGCACCGGGGCGGCCGCTCTCGGGATGCGATGTTGCGGGCGGACAGTTCAAGGCGCTGACAAAGCGAACCAGGCAGCCAACCCGCAATGAGCGATCCCAGGCCTTCGGACGATTTCGACAAACGCCTTGCCGCCGCGCGCGCGCAACAGGAGTCGCAGATCCGGCCGAAGCGGAGCGTTGCTTCGATGTCGGGCGCGGCCGTCGGTTTTCGCATCGCGGTCGAGATTCTGGCGGCAGTGGCCGTCGGGGTCGCGATCGGTCTGATGCTGGACGGATGGCTGGGCACAAAGCCCTGGCTGCTGATTCTGTTCTGCATGCTGGGGTTCGGTGCGGCTTTGGTCAATGTGATGCGGACGGCGCGCGAGATGGATCGCAAGCGCCGGGAAGCAAAACAGGCCGGTGCCGAACCGGATCGCGTTAAAGACGACCAGTAGACGACACGAAACGGGTAAACGACCGTGGCATCGACCGGACACGCCGACCAGGCTCAGAACGCAGCGTCACACGCTGTGGACGCCGCTCTGCAACACGCCGAAAAGGTGATCGATCCGCTGCACCAGTTCCAGATCTGGCCGATCCTGGACATCCATATCGCGGGCTTGAACCTGTCCTTCACCAATTCCTCGCTGTGGATGGTGATCGCGTCGGCAGTAGCCTTCGGCATCATGTGGATGGGCATGCGCAATGCGCAGCTGGTGCCGGGCCGGATGCAGGTAATCGCGGAAATGCTGTATGGCATCGTCGCCAACATGCTGCGCGACAATGTCGGCGACGAGGGCAAGAAATACTTCCCGCTGATCTTCACCCTGTTCCTGTTCGTGCTGTTCGGCAACGTGCTGGGCCTGATCCCCGGCTCGTTCACCTTCACCAGCCATCTGGCGGTGACCTTCTTCATGGCGGCGGTGATCTTCATTGCCGTCACCGTCATCGGCATCGTGCGCCACGGCACGCATTTCCTGCGGCTGTTCTTCCCCGAAGGCGCGCCCGGCTGGACCGCGGTCATCCTGGTGCCGATCGAACTGGTGTCCTATCTCTCCCGTCCGGTCAGCCTGTCGGTGCGTCTGTTCGCCAACATGGTGGTGGGCCACACCCTGCTGAAGGTGCTGGGCGGGTTTGCGGTGCTGATGGGCGCAGCCGGCGTGCTGCCGCTGGCCCTGCTGGTGCCGATTACCGCGCTGGAGTTTCTGGTTGCGGCGTTGCAGGCCTATGTGTTCACCATTCTCACCTGCATCTACCTGCACGACGCAATTCACCTGCACTAGGCGGCCCTGACCGGCTGGCCGGTGTTCCCAACCTTGATCCCTTGTAACCCGCTCGAACGAGTACGCTTAGAGGAGTTTTCGACATGGAAGCGGATGCCGCGAAACTGATTGGCGCTGGCCTGGCTGCGATCGGCATGATCGGTGCCGGTATCGGTGTGGGCAATGTCTGGTCGTCCTACATCTCGGCGATTGCGCGCAACCCGGCCTCGAAGGACGAGATCGGCGCGAACATCTGGATCGGCTTCGCCGTTACCGAAGCCATCGCGCTGTTCGCCCTCATCGTCGCGCTGATCGCGCTGTTCGCCTAAGACCGGTTGCCGGGCCAGGGGTCGCGGGGTGCGGGGTTCCACCCGACCGCGGCCAGGCCCGACAACTCGTTCGAGCGGCGGTGCGCCGGCGGGGACGATCCCAGTCCCCCGTCGGCGCGGCGCACTCCGGTCGGCGGATCGCCTAGCTCCCTTGGAGCCGAACAATGCCCCAGTTTGAACCAACATGGTTTGCCAGCCAGATTTTCTGGTTGGTGATCGTGTTTTATCTGTTTTACCGCCTGCTGAAATCGCGGGTGGTCCCCGGCGTCGCCAGCCTGCTGGCCGAACGCGACGCCCGCATCCAGGGCGACCTGGAACTGGCGCAACGCCGCCGGGACGAGCTGGAAGAGATGCGCGCCGCCTATGAGGCGAATCTCGCATCCGCCCGCGCCGAAGCCCAGGCGGAACTGGCCTCGGCCCAGGCCCGCATGGCCCAGCAGCAGGCCGCGGCGCTGGAGCAGGTCGGCCAGGAACTGGCCGCGCAGGCCACCGAGGCCGAGAAGCGCATCGCCGCCGAAAAGGATGCCGCGCTCGCCGATATCCGCACGGTTGCGGTCGAGGTCGCGACGGCTGCCAGCGGTCGCCTGTCCGGTGGCTCGGTCGATGCCGCGCGGATCGAATCCGCCGTTGACGCCAGCATGGAGGCCCGCCGATGACCCCCGAACTCGTCGTCGCCGCTGCGCTGCTCATCTTCCTCGCCCTGGTGTGGTGGAAGGGTCGCGCCGCGATCCTCGCCGTGCTGGACAAGCGGACCGATGCGATCCGCAACCAGCTGGACGAAGCCCGCCGCCTGCGCGAAGAGGCGGAGGCCATGTATGCCGACATCGCCAAGAAGCAGCAGGAAGCCACGGCCACCGCTGCGGCCATGATCGAAGAGGCCCAGGAACAGGCCGGCCGCATCGAGCGGGAAGCGGAAACTGCGCTGCAAGCCGCCATTGCCCGTCGCCGCGAGCAGGCGCTGGAAAAGATCGGCCAGGCGGAAGCCGAAGCCCTGCGCGAGGTTCGCGCCAAGGCAGTCGACATCGCCATCGAGGCCAGCCGCCGCGTGTTGGCGGAGGACATGGCCGGCGCGTCCGGTCAGGCCGCCGTCGATGCCGCGATTGCGGAACTGCCGCGCCGGCTCAACTGAGCCGCAAGCCACTCTGGTTGCCGGGGCTCCGCCCCGGTCGGATCGGGCGCCGGTCCCCCAACGGGGGCGGGCGCCTTTTCTTTTGCCGACACCCCAAGGCCCAAGCCCGCGCGGTCCGCCGTGGCCGCGGGGAAAATGCACCTGTTCTCATGGTTGTACAGGAATCGGCCTTGCACCCAACCGCAAAACCCATAAGCTGTTCGCAACGCTCAACCCGTTGATCCAACGGCCCAGGGATCGGACGACGCGGTATGGATGACCGAACAGCCAGTGACAGTGGCTTGTCGCCCCGGCCCGGACCGTCAGCGGAACGGCATCAGGGGCAGAACCACACGCCATGATTGATCGCGCCCTCGAACTCATCGCCAGCCGATTGAACCAGCATTTGCGGGTGCGGCTGCGGTCGGACGAGGATCTGGTGGTGGTCACCAATGCGGTCGACACCGACGGTTCGCCGAGCAAGCTGATCGACGACAAGCTGGCGCTGTTCATCGTCAATATCGAGAAAGAGACCGTCTCGCGCGTGCCGCCGCCGCCCATGATGCCCGGCGACCGCTTCGCCATCCACCGCGAGCCGCTGCGGCTCAACATGCTGGTGATGCTGGCGGCCGGCTACACCGACGGCAATTATCTCCAGGCGCTGAAGCATGTGGCGACGGCCGTGCGCTTCCTCCAGGCCAACGCCGTCTTCACGCATCAGAACGCGCCGGAAATGGACGCGGGGCTGGACCGGGTCGTGCTGGAAATCCAGAACCTGCCCACCCAGGAACTCAGCCATCTCTGGGGCGTGTTCGGCGGCCGCTACCTGCCCTCGGTGCTCTATTCCATGCGCACGGTCTCGATCGCGCCCGAGGCGCTGGACGACGTGGCCGAGCCGATAACGGCGCCGGAGGTGGCGCTGGCCAGGGTCGGCGGAAGGGGGGCATCCTGATGCGCTTCCGCCCGCTGGTCACGCTCACGCTGGAGCACGCCTTCTATGCCGAGGGCGTCGCGACCGGCGTGCGCTTCGTGCCGGACGCGGCGACGGCGCGGCGCCTCGCCGCCCGCTGGTATGCCTGGCGCGGCCAGGGCGGCCGGCTCACGATTGCCGTGGACGCGGCCGACCTGCCGCCCGCGGACGCCGCCCCCTTCCGCTTCCTGGTCTGGCCGACCGACCCGGACCTGCCCGCCGCCAGCGAGGCGTTCCTGAGCGACGGGCCGCAAATGGCGGTGCTCTCCACCGACGCCGGGGTGCGCGAGGACGACGGCCGCTGGCGGCTGCACGCCGGCGACTGTGTGAACGCCGCCGATCTGGCCGACCCCGAAGCCGACGCCGGTCCCCACCCGGCCGTGCCCGGGCGCCGACCGTTGCTGGAAGTGCGCCTCGCCCCGCCGGAGGGCGATACGTCGCCGCCGGAGGGCGATACGCCTCCGCCACTGGAGACCGTCGTCCGGCTG
The DNA window shown above is from Alphaproteobacteria bacterium and carries:
- a CDS encoding DUF4255 domain-containing protein; this translates as MIDRALELIASRLNQHLRVRLRSDEDLVVVTNAVDTDGSPSKLIDDKLALFIVNIEKETVSRVPPPPMMPGDRFAIHREPLRLNMLVMLAAGYTDGNYLQALKHVATAVRFLQANAVFTHQNAPEMDAGLDRVVLEIQNLPTQELSHLWGVFGGRYLPSVLYSMRTVSIAPEALDDVAEPITAPEVALARVGGRGAS
- a CDS encoding AAA family ATPase, yielding MHLTRLRLAGFKSFVEPTELRIEPGLTGVVGPNGCGKSNLVEALRWVMGESAARQMRATELDDVIFAGTAARPARNFAEVALALDNPDGLAPAPYRDQAQIEVVRRLPRGGSSAYRINGRGARARDVKQLLADAATGARSTAIVAQGQIGAFVAAKPTERRGVLEEAAGVAGLYSRRQEAESRLRAADANLERLDDVLATLATQRQGLEKQARQARRYRKLQEQLREAETALLALRWQAVAAAEAEARQAVRAAQAAEDAAAREAAHAAKLQADAAAALPALRKAEAEAANAWQRLAVERDRKSEEAKRVAAEQTQLAGRIASLEGDLKREADLAAEAAAALAALAAEATGLEAEQDAASARARR
- a CDS encoding F0F1 ATP synthase subunit C — encoded protein: MEADAAKLIGAGLAAIGMIGAGIGVGNVWSSYISAIARNPASKDEIGANIWIGFAVTEAIALFALIVALIALFA
- a CDS encoding F0F1 ATP synthase subunit B', which encodes MPQFEPTWFASQIFWLVIVFYLFYRLLKSRVVPGVASLLAERDARIQGDLELAQRRRDELEEMRAAYEANLASARAEAQAELASAQARMAQQQAAALEQVGQELAAQATEAEKRIAAEKDAALADIRTVAVEVATAASGRLSGGSVDAARIESAVDASMEARR
- a CDS encoding AtpZ/AtpI family protein, which gives rise to MSDPRPSDDFDKRLAAARAQQESQIRPKRSVASMSGAAVGFRIAVEILAAVAVGVAIGLMLDGWLGTKPWLLILFCMLGFGAALVNVMRTAREMDRKRREAKQAGAEPDRVKDDQ
- a CDS encoding YHS domain-containing protein produces the protein MRPLFHTLALLLVVAWTGSALAGDVRQNLGPDGLALKGYDPVAYQTEGAAVPGKAAFTATHDGATYRFASAGNRDAFAADPARYTPAFGGYCAMAMVFAKKVDTDPTAFRVVDGQLYLNFNQAVRDRWLQDVPGNIAKANANWSVVADKPASALQ
- a CDS encoding F0F1 ATP synthase subunit A, producing the protein MIDPLHQFQIWPILDIHIAGLNLSFTNSSLWMVIASAVAFGIMWMGMRNAQLVPGRMQVIAEMLYGIVANMLRDNVGDEGKKYFPLIFTLFLFVLFGNVLGLIPGSFTFTSHLAVTFFMAAVIFIAVTVIGIVRHGTHFLRLFFPEGAPGWTAVILVPIELVSYLSRPVSLSVRLFANMVVGHTLLKVLGGFAVLMGAAGVLPLALLVPITALEFLVAALQAYVFTILTCIYLHDAIHLH
- a CDS encoding F0F1 ATP synthase subunit B; its protein translation is MTPELVVAAALLIFLALVWWKGRAAILAVLDKRTDAIRNQLDEARRLREEAEAMYADIAKKQQEATATAAAMIEEAQEQAGRIEREAETALQAAIARRREQALEKIGQAEAEALREVRAKAVDIAIEASRRVLAEDMAGASGQAAVDAAIAELPRRLN